Genomic segment of Streptomyces zhihengii:
GTCGTCGACCGGCTGGGCGCGGCGGTCCTGCTGGTGGTGTTCGCACCGCTGATGGTGTGCGTCGGGCTCGCGGTGCTGACGGACAGCCGGGGCGGGGCGTTCTACCGCCAGCGCAGGGTCGGCAAGGACGGCCGCGAGTTCACCATTCTGAAGTTCCGCACCATGGTCAGCGGGGCGCACGGGGCGCGTGCGGCGCTGGCCGAGCACAACGAGGGCGCGGGCCTGCTGTTCAAGATGCGCAGCGATCCGCGGGTGACGCGGGTGGGCTCGGTGCTGCGCCGCTACTCGCTGGACGAACTCCCGCAGCTGTTCAACGTGTTGACGGGTTCGATGTCGCTCGTCGGCCCCCGGCCGCCGCTGCCGGAGGAGTCGGCCGCGTACGGCCCGGACATCCGGCGCCGGCTGCTGGTCAAGCCCGGGCTGACCGGTCTGTGGCAGATCAGCGGACGCAGCGACCTGTCGTGGGAGGAGGCGGTGCGCCTCGACCTGCGGTACGTGGAGGACTGGTCGCTCGCCCTGGACACGGTGATCTTGTGGAAGACGCTGCGTGCGGTGATCCACGGACAGGGAGCGTACTGACACACCGAGGTCCGGCGGCGTCGGGGGACGCCGCCGGTGGGAGGACCGAGGGCCCGCAGGGCCCGCCAGGGGGACGGAGCGCAGGCCACCGGGGCCTGCCCGGGGGGAGGAACGGGTCATGAGAGTCAGTGTGTTCGGGCTCGGCTACGTGGGCTGCGTGTCGGCCGCGTGCCTGGCGAGCATGGGGCACGACGTCATCGGCGTGGACGTCAACCAGGTGAAGGTCGACCTGGTCAACGACGGCCGGGCGCCGGTGGTCGAGGAGCGCATCGGCGAGCTGATCGCCGAGGTCGTGCGGACGGGGACGTTACGCGCCACCACCGACGTCCGTGAGGCGATCATGGACAGCGAGGTGTCGCTGGTCTGCGTGGGCACTCCCTCGGAGCCCAACGGCAGTCTGTGCACGACCTACTTGGAGCGGGTCACCCAGGAGATCGGCGCGGCCCTGGCCGAGCGCGGCGGGCGGCACACCGTCGTGTTCCGCAGCACCATGCTGCCGGGCACCTGTCTGAACCTGCTGGTGCCCATCCTGGAGAAGTACGTCGGCGGCACGGCCGGGGTGGACGTGGGCGTCGCCGTCAACCCGGAGTTCCTGCGCGAGGGCACCAGCGTGAAGGACTTCTTCGACCCGCCGAAGACCGTCGTCGGCGAACTCGACGCGGCGAGCGGCGACGCGGTGCTCGCGCTGTACGAGGGGCTGCCCGGCGAGGTGTTCCGGGTGCCGATCCCGACGGCGGAGGCCATCAAGTACGCGGACAACGCCTTCCACGGCCTGAAGATCGGCTTCGCCAACGAGATGGGCGCGGTGTGCCAGGCGCTCGGTGTGGACTCCCACCAGGTGATGGACGTCTTCCTGGCCGACCGCAAGCTGAACATCAGCCCCGCCTATCTGCGGCCCGGCTTCGCCTTCGGCGGCTCCTGCCTGCCCAAGGACCTGCGCAGCCTGGTCCACGCGGCGCGGCGGGCCGATGTCTCGGTGCCCATCCTGTCCCATGTGCTGCCGTCCAACGCCGACCATCTGCAACGCGCGGTGGAGATGGTGGAGCGGACCGGGAAGAGACGGGCGGGCATCTTCGGGCTGTCCTTCAAACCCGGCACCGACGACCTCCGGGAGAGCCCGCTCGTCGAGCTCGCGGAGCGGCTCTTCGGCAAGGGGTACGACCTCAGGATCTACGACGCCAACGTGAGCCTCTCCCGGCTGCTCGGCGCCAACCGCGAATACATCGAGAACCGGCTGCCGCACCTCGCCCAACTGCTCGCGGACTCCGTCGAG
This window contains:
- a CDS encoding nucleotide sugar dehydrogenase gives rise to the protein MRVSVFGLGYVGCVSAACLASMGHDVIGVDVNQVKVDLVNDGRAPVVEERIGELIAEVVRTGTLRATTDVREAIMDSEVSLVCVGTPSEPNGSLCTTYLERVTQEIGAALAERGGRHTVVFRSTMLPGTCLNLLVPILEKYVGGTAGVDVGVAVNPEFLREGTSVKDFFDPPKTVVGELDAASGDAVLALYEGLPGEVFRVPIPTAEAIKYADNAFHGLKIGFANEMGAVCQALGVDSHQVMDVFLADRKLNISPAYLRPGFAFGGSCLPKDLRSLVHAARRADVSVPILSHVLPSNADHLQRAVEMVERTGKRRAGIFGLSFKPGTDDLRESPLVELAERLFGKGYDLRIYDANVSLSRLLGANREYIENRLPHLAQLLADSVEEVLDHAEVCLVGTRDPQVLSKLPRGGDGPVIVDLVHLPDADARRAEPGYMGLAW